The genomic region TTCCTTCCACAGAGAAGCTTAGGATCCTTCATTTCCACAATAATATGACTGGGGATCCGGGTGCACTTGCAATCGCTGAAGTTCTGAAACGTTCTGCATTGCTGGAAGATTTTAGATGCTCTTCTACAAGGATAGGTGCAGAAGGAGGAATTGCCTTGTCAGAAGCACTTGAGACTTGTTCTCATTTGAAGAAGCTTGACCTGCGAGACAATGTATTTGGTGTGGAAGCCGGAGTTGCTCTGAGTAAAGTTCTCCCCAAGCATGCAGGTCTCACTGAGGTTTATTTAAGTTATCTGAATTTGGAAGATGAGGGTGCCATTGCCATAGCTAATGCTCTTAAGGAATCAGCCCCTGCACTTGAAGTATTGGATATGGCTGGAAATGACATAACAGCTGAAGCTGCTCCTGTAGTGTCTGCTTGTGTAGAACTGAAGCAGAATCTGATCAAGTTGAACTTGGCTGAAAACGAATTGAAGGATGAAGGTGCTATCCAGATTAGCAAGGCCTTGGAAGAAGGCCATGTTCAATTAAAAGAAGTTGATATGAGTACCAATTCTATTGGAAGGGTTGGGGCTCGGGTCTTGGCCCAAGTTATGGTGCAGAAGCCTGAGTTTAAATTGCTGAACATCAACGAGAATTGTATCTCCGATGAAGGTATTGATGAGGTGAAggagatttttaagaaatgcCCTGAAATGCTTGGGCCTTTGGATGAGAATAATCCTGAAGGacctgatgatgatgaagaatcTGGAGAGGGTGATGATAATCAGCATGACTTGGAATCTAAACTGAAAAACCTTGAAGTTACTGGAGAAGATTAGAGTTTCTCTTATTCTGGATTACCTTGCACTTATTATATTGCAGTGGTAGCCCTTGAAACATAGATAATGCAGGAGATATCCACTGCATTTTACATTTTGTATTGGCTGTTCTTCAAATGCTTCGCTGCAATTGAAATTGAAGCATAACTGATTTACAGTGAATGGGTCAGCTTTAGTGGGGGATCTTTCTCATCTTATTTTGAAGCATATCCGTTTCTCATTTTGGTCAGTGGGATAACAAGATTATGTAGTACATTACTAAATAACACCAagacttctttttttttttctttgaaaagaaagtGGCTATGTTTGCATGTCTTCATTTGCTATTATCGTTGCTTACATGAATGTTTCTAGGTCGCACTGATTTTTCTCAGTTACTGGTGCAGCCCAACTTATTACTCTTTCAAATGACAAAGATTCTGCTGATCTTTCTAAAGATAATTGGAAAAGAGGACCAGGACTAGGCTTCTGCAGCGTTTCTCTATTCAATAGTTTCACTTTCATCTTGTTTCTTCTCCTATTTTCTGCTTTACTAACATCAATAGAGAGTAAGCAGCTTTCAGTAGGAATCAATATTGATCCTGGTCCAAACTATAGGCGTGATGGTTTTACTTATTGGATGcataaaatttttgaagtttATTCCGCCAGTGTCTTGATTTAAAGAGGAATCTTAATTATACCGTTTTTGAGCGGAGAAGGTGCACTGGCTCTTGATTTGGCACTCGTGTGGACTGGATGTAGGTTGGGTATCAAGCAATCCCTTTATCTATATTGCGAGTCCGATTGGATAAGACAGAGCCTTCTATGTGGGTTAAACCAGAACAGCTTAGCCATTGAGCAAATGTGAAATCCTTTATGCAAGCACGTTTCAAGAACAGCTAAACATAAGAGGAATCGAGGAATGAAGAAAATGCACATGAAAAAGGTCAAACCGCCATTCGGATCAGGAGCATGATAACCCGAATCATCcttcaaatttctaatttttacataCCTACATGTATTGATATTATCGTGTCATTCTTTTAGCAATGGACCACAACTAATGACACAACACTATTCTGTGAGAATCTATAGATTGGCATCCAACTTCAAAAAACTGGCCCTTAAATAGCCAGAACAATGAAATAAAAGGCAAGTCTATAGCAAATGCGATAGCATTGTTGTTGATTTCTGAGATTACAAGTACCAATAAAACAAAGCTGTCACAGCTTCGCAATACCTGGCCCTGCCGAAGCAGTCCCAATGGAAATAAGCAGGGGCGTGTGCCATAAATTTCGTATGTGATACCTTACTAGCTGATTTATGCGAGATATGTTACTGGCTGATTTAGGCGCCGGCAAGTTGGGAGTGCTATATTGGAAATAAAGCGTGCATGATCATTGAGTCGGGATTCCTCATAGGCCAGCAGCGACAACTCCATTA from Ricinus communis isolate WT05 ecotype wild-type chromosome 9, ASM1957865v1, whole genome shotgun sequence harbors:
- the LOC8259092 gene encoding RAN GTPase-activating protein 2 — protein: MDATILKSQRPFSIKLWPPSQNTRQMLVTRITDNLTSKSIFTQKYGSLSKEEAEENAKRIEDVAFVAANEHYENEPDGDGGSAVQFYAKECSKLILEVLKRGPARKEGGEILASKQVDGEALASKEVAVSRDIVFDISKGPRAFIEAKEAEDILSPLKEPGNSYTKICFSNRSFGLEAARVAEPILASIKDQLKEVDLSDFIAGRPEEEALDVMNIFSAALEGSILKSLDLSNNALGEKGVRAFGALLRSQSCLEELYLMNDGISEEAARAVCELIPSTEKLRILHFHNNMTGDPGALAIAEVLKRSALLEDFRCSSTRIGAEGGIALSEALETCSHLKKLDLRDNVFGVEAGVALSKVLPKHAGLTEVYLSYLNLEDEGAIAIANALKESAPALEVLDMAGNDITAEAAPVVSACVELKQNLIKLNLAENELKDEGAIQISKALEEGHVQLKEVDMSTNSIGRVGARVLAQVMVQKPEFKLLNINENCISDEGIDEVKEIFKKCPEMLGPLDENNPEGPDDDEESGEGDDNQHDLESKLKNLEVTGED